One Fundidesulfovibrio terrae genomic window carries:
- a CDS encoding alpha-2-macroglobulin family protein, with amino-acid sequence MSQNGHPSSVKSLIIVILLIIVGIQAYLLWREHPHEGQAPAPGKSVEAPVAPSTPSGPAAPVAVPAKAASGKPVAVEAVSFQQRRDEIFIAFNRPIGEEESSGDLVSPPFDTDPPVPGQWNWMGPYVLRFKTSAKNAFDPALTYTFTARPERFLPSGETLAGRTVFDIKGSALRLFDWSSELDPVPGKPGWYTVVWELRLNRTMRPQDALAGFRLVDPKLGEAAPVALSSGQDPEEGSSTLRLVSAPVQADTKARTFTLLGDKDKVAAVDGTRLDQPLVLTASVVHSAVLDVRLSKKRDRDRDLETAGFLFTFSARTDPEEFKRVARVEPPVENLLVTAEPGSGLLVSGAFKPGASYSLTLPKGLTSLSGATLDKDAKFTLRVPDLEPSAKFAHQGMFLPRSGARNLAIESVNVNSAQVRIDRVYRNNVFFALNYYDYSFYNDQEYMDEVLPYLGDTVDSFDMALKSPRNQTRQTPFNLEEHVRDHEPGLYRVMVSAEGRNGNSGQKWMLVTDLGIAAKRGRDDMLVWVASYKDAAPVAGARVKIVSTKNQVLYQGVTDAKGLWRVTGLSKLPEDKELFMITAEKDADYSFLQLARMGTDMTGLDVSGVEVAQAGYQAFLWGERDIYRPGETASGMVAVRDPKLGTPQPVPLKLRWSDPQGRELAVDTVKTDAQGLAAFTRTMPAHSPTGPYLLEALVGDEPIGQYRFQVEDFKPDRIATEVKPETERASPGKDLSYAVVGRYLFGAPAAGLAVETQVTLTPAPFAPKGFETYTFGDPDRTFDPVDLFHETGQLDDEGRMVFKAAVPEGLKPPAALVAVVSGRVSEAGGRGVAARVKMLVDAYPRYPGILKLNDSGLKPGEPHAFEYVVVDGLGQEAKAESLVAELYQDRWQTVLKRTGEGTGFKYETKRDSRLVERREIADPGSRGQVSFTPPKYGSYRLVVKEPSTGAAAQLSFWAEGQGYNPWAMENPAKLEFASAKQDYLPGETARLQVRAPFAGKLLLTVESLGVMDTMIVDMPANTGEVSVPIKPGYSPNVYVTGVLVRKGADVRPGETGRAFGTISLGVAREAGRQKVSVLAPEQIRPQTPLTITAKADPGSIVTLAAVDEGILQLIAQKTPDPWGAFYAKRGLGVASFDTWAMLLPEVKAAGAKAPAGGDDWSRYLRTESPQGDKSVAFWSGPLKADAQGRVQWTIDVPGFQGALRIMAVAVSGNRFGSAQHITRVRSPLVLLPTFPRFAQTGETLRLPVTLRNDTGADGSFALAFEASGAVSVAKAPAAVDIPAGKERTVFLGVKTSGSEGTAALAVKASGNNESMSARTEFFVRSPLPAESRIQDGTNQGQTVEFPAADAQGLLSGTVARSLRAGRFPAVRYAGKLDALLGYPYGCMEQTVSKAFPLLYLANLARELEPEALAKSSPEAMAQQGVTRVLSMQLPSGGFGMWPGSDREQEWATVYGTHFLLEASKGGYQVQARALESSLAFIADAVKNEHHGGGLKTQAYGLYVLARAGKADRGMMDHMRDKLAAKLTADAKALLAAAYTAAGNAKGGEKLLAGLGEPVAAPRADDIFDSPLRARALMLSALADADPAGQETAKAARELTRMLDSAKACSTQESGMAFMALGKLFARQQAAPPCGGQLMAGQTQLARFDTSKTFVLKNIGEQGALTLALGPECQPGALFYTLDTRGIPELASYKAASAGLAVSREFLGRDGKPLDASRLAQGAVVVVKTSVKSLSGALAHVVVSQLLPSGLEVENPRLASTDRLPWMAEEPAPTAYADFRADRVNVFLDLPGDKPVEIYTLCRAVIPGDYTLPPVRAEAMYYPEIFATAGLGTLKVEGGGD; translated from the coding sequence ATGAGCCAGAACGGCCACCCCTCCTCGGTCAAGTCGCTCATCATCGTCATCCTGCTCATCATCGTCGGCATCCAGGCCTATCTGCTCTGGCGGGAGCATCCCCATGAGGGCCAGGCCCCCGCCCCGGGCAAGTCCGTCGAAGCGCCCGTCGCGCCATCCACGCCGTCAGGTCCGGCCGCGCCCGTGGCCGTCCCGGCCAAGGCTGCGTCCGGAAAGCCCGTCGCCGTGGAGGCCGTGTCATTCCAGCAGCGCCGGGACGAAATATTCATCGCCTTCAACAGGCCCATCGGCGAGGAGGAATCCTCGGGCGACCTGGTAAGCCCGCCCTTCGACACCGACCCGCCCGTGCCCGGCCAGTGGAACTGGATGGGCCCCTATGTGCTGCGCTTCAAGACCTCGGCCAAGAACGCCTTCGATCCGGCCCTCACCTACACGTTCACCGCGCGCCCCGAGCGTTTCCTTCCGTCCGGTGAGACCTTGGCCGGCCGCACCGTGTTCGACATCAAGGGCTCGGCGCTTCGCCTGTTCGACTGGAGTTCCGAACTCGACCCCGTGCCCGGCAAGCCCGGCTGGTACACCGTGGTCTGGGAGCTGCGCCTCAACCGGACCATGCGCCCCCAGGACGCGCTGGCGGGTTTCAGGCTCGTTGATCCCAAGCTCGGCGAGGCCGCGCCCGTGGCGCTTTCCTCCGGCCAGGACCCGGAAGAGGGTTCGAGCACCCTGCGCCTCGTCAGCGCTCCGGTCCAGGCCGACACCAAGGCCCGGACGTTCACGCTCCTGGGCGACAAGGACAAGGTGGCCGCCGTGGACGGCACCAGGCTGGATCAGCCCCTGGTCCTGACCGCGTCCGTGGTCCATTCCGCCGTGCTGGACGTCCGCCTCTCCAAGAAGCGTGACCGCGACCGCGACCTGGAAACGGCCGGCTTCCTCTTCACCTTTTCCGCCAGGACAGATCCCGAGGAATTCAAGCGTGTTGCCCGTGTGGAGCCTCCCGTGGAGAACCTCCTGGTGACGGCGGAGCCGGGCTCGGGCCTTCTGGTGTCGGGAGCGTTCAAGCCCGGCGCCAGCTACTCCCTCACGCTTCCCAAGGGGCTCACGTCGCTTTCCGGCGCGACCCTGGACAAGGACGCCAAGTTCACCCTCCGGGTGCCCGACCTCGAGCCCTCGGCCAAGTTCGCCCACCAGGGCATGTTCCTGCCCAGAAGCGGCGCGCGCAACCTGGCCATCGAGTCGGTGAACGTGAATTCCGCACAGGTGCGCATCGACCGGGTCTACCGCAACAACGTCTTCTTCGCCCTCAACTACTACGACTACTCCTTCTACAACGACCAGGAGTACATGGATGAAGTCCTGCCCTACCTGGGCGACACCGTGGACAGCTTCGACATGGCCCTCAAGTCCCCGCGCAACCAGACGCGCCAGACGCCCTTCAACCTGGAGGAGCACGTGCGGGATCACGAGCCCGGGCTCTACCGGGTGATGGTCTCGGCCGAGGGCAGAAACGGCAACAGCGGGCAGAAGTGGATGCTGGTGACGGATCTCGGCATCGCGGCCAAGCGCGGGCGGGACGACATGCTGGTCTGGGTGGCCTCCTACAAGGACGCCGCCCCGGTGGCCGGGGCACGGGTGAAGATCGTCTCCACCAAGAACCAGGTGCTCTACCAGGGCGTCACCGACGCCAAGGGGTTGTGGCGGGTCACGGGGCTCTCCAAGCTGCCCGAGGACAAGGAACTCTTCATGATCACGGCGGAGAAGGACGCGGACTACTCCTTCCTGCAGCTTGCGCGCATGGGCACGGACATGACCGGCCTGGACGTGTCCGGCGTGGAGGTGGCCCAGGCGGGCTATCAGGCGTTCCTCTGGGGCGAGCGCGATATCTATCGCCCCGGCGAGACTGCCTCGGGCATGGTGGCCGTGCGCGATCCCAAGCTCGGCACACCCCAGCCCGTGCCGCTCAAGCTGCGCTGGTCCGACCCGCAGGGCAGGGAGCTTGCCGTGGACACGGTGAAGACCGACGCCCAGGGCCTGGCCGCCTTCACCCGGACCATGCCCGCCCACTCCCCCACCGGCCCCTATCTGCTGGAGGCCTTGGTGGGCGACGAGCCCATCGGGCAGTACCGCTTCCAGGTGGAGGACTTCAAACCCGACCGCATCGCGACCGAGGTCAAGCCCGAGACCGAGAGGGCCTCTCCGGGCAAGGACCTCTCCTACGCAGTGGTGGGACGCTACCTCTTCGGCGCTCCGGCGGCCGGGCTGGCAGTGGAGACCCAGGTGACGCTGACCCCCGCTCCCTTCGCCCCCAAGGGATTCGAAACCTACACCTTCGGCGATCCGGACCGGACTTTCGATCCGGTGGACCTCTTCCACGAGACCGGACAGCTTGACGACGAGGGGCGCATGGTCTTCAAGGCCGCCGTGCCCGAAGGGCTCAAGCCCCCGGCCGCCCTGGTGGCCGTGGTGTCCGGGCGGGTGAGCGAGGCGGGCGGGCGCGGCGTGGCCGCCCGCGTCAAGATGCTGGTGGACGCCTATCCGCGCTATCCGGGCATCCTGAAGCTTAACGACTCGGGCCTGAAGCCCGGCGAGCCCCACGCGTTCGAGTACGTGGTGGTGGACGGCCTGGGCCAGGAGGCCAAGGCCGAGTCCCTGGTGGCGGAACTCTACCAGGACCGCTGGCAAACCGTGCTCAAGCGCACCGGGGAGGGCACGGGCTTCAAGTACGAGACCAAGCGCGATTCCAGGCTGGTGGAGCGCCGCGAGATCGCCGACCCCGGCTCCAGGGGGCAGGTGAGCTTCACCCCGCCCAAGTACGGCAGCTACCGCCTGGTGGTGAAGGAGCCGTCCACGGGCGCGGCGGCCCAGCTCAGCTTCTGGGCCGAGGGCCAGGGCTACAACCCCTGGGCCATGGAGAACCCGGCCAAGCTCGAGTTCGCCTCGGCCAAGCAGGATTACCTGCCCGGCGAGACGGCCAGGCTCCAGGTGCGCGCTCCCTTCGCGGGCAAGCTCCTGCTGACGGTGGAGTCGCTCGGGGTCATGGACACCATGATCGTGGACATGCCCGCCAACACCGGCGAGGTGAGCGTTCCCATCAAGCCGGGCTACAGCCCCAACGTGTACGTCACCGGGGTGCTCGTGCGAAAGGGCGCGGACGTGCGCCCGGGCGAGACCGGACGTGCCTTCGGAACCATCAGCCTGGGCGTGGCCCGCGAGGCCGGACGCCAGAAGGTGTCCGTGCTGGCCCCCGAGCAGATCCGCCCCCAGACGCCCCTGACCATCACCGCCAAGGCCGACCCGGGCTCCATCGTGACCCTGGCCGCCGTGGACGAGGGCATCCTGCAGCTCATCGCCCAGAAGACCCCGGACCCGTGGGGGGCGTTCTACGCCAAGCGCGGCCTGGGGGTGGCCTCCTTCGACACCTGGGCCATGCTCCTGCCCGAGGTGAAGGCCGCCGGAGCCAAGGCCCCGGCCGGCGGCGACGACTGGAGCCGCTACCTGCGCACCGAATCGCCCCAGGGCGACAAGTCCGTGGCCTTCTGGTCCGGGCCGCTCAAGGCCGACGCGCAAGGCCGCGTGCAGTGGACCATCGACGTGCCCGGATTCCAGGGGGCGCTGCGCATCATGGCCGTGGCCGTCTCCGGAAACCGCTTCGGCTCGGCCCAGCACATCACGCGGGTGAGGAGCCCGCTGGTGCTCCTGCCCACCTTCCCGCGCTTCGCCCAGACAGGCGAAACCCTGCGCCTGCCCGTGACCCTGCGCAACGACACGGGCGCGGACGGCTCCTTCGCCCTGGCCTTCGAGGCTTCGGGGGCCGTGAGCGTGGCCAAGGCCCCGGCCGCCGTGGACATCCCGGCGGGCAAGGAGCGCACGGTGTTCCTGGGGGTGAAGACGTCCGGCTCGGAGGGCACGGCGGCGCTTGCCGTGAAGGCGTCCGGCAATAACGAATCCATGAGCGCGCGAACGGAGTTCTTCGTGCGCTCGCCATTGCCCGCCGAGAGCCGCATTCAGGACGGGACCAACCAGGGCCAGACAGTGGAGTTCCCGGCAGCCGACGCCCAGGGGCTTCTGTCCGGAACGGTGGCGCGCTCGCTGCGGGCCGGGCGTTTCCCGGCGGTGCGCTACGCGGGCAAGCTGGACGCGCTTCTGGGCTACCCCTACGGCTGCATGGAGCAGACCGTGTCCAAGGCCTTCCCGCTTCTCTACCTGGCCAATCTGGCCCGGGAGCTTGAACCCGAGGCCCTGGCCAAGTCCTCGCCCGAGGCTATGGCCCAGCAGGGCGTGACCCGGGTGCTCTCCATGCAGCTGCCCTCGGGCGGGTTCGGCATGTGGCCGGGCAGCGACCGGGAGCAGGAGTGGGCCACGGTCTACGGAACGCACTTCCTGCTGGAGGCGTCCAAGGGCGGCTACCAGGTGCAGGCCCGCGCCCTGGAGAGCTCCCTGGCCTTCATTGCCGACGCGGTGAAGAACGAGCACCACGGCGGCGGGCTCAAGACCCAGGCCTACGGGCTCTACGTGCTGGCCCGGGCGGGCAAGGCCGACCGGGGCATGATGGACCACATGCGCGACAAGCTCGCGGCCAAGCTCACGGCCGACGCCAAGGCATTGTTGGCCGCCGCCTACACGGCGGCCGGGAACGCCAAGGGCGGGGAGAAGCTGCTGGCCGGGCTTGGCGAGCCGGTTGCCGCGCCGCGCGCCGACGACATCTTCGATTCGCCGCTACGCGCCCGGGCTCTCATGCTGTCCGCCCTGGCCGACGCCGATCCCGCCGGGCAGGAAACCGCCAAGGCCGCCCGCGAGCTCACGAGGATGCTTGATTCGGCCAAGGCCTGCTCCACCCAGGAGTCGGGCATGGCCTTCATGGCCCTGGGCAAGCTCTTCGCAAGGCAGCAGGCCGCGCCGCCCTGCGGCGGGCAGCTCATGGCCGGGCAGACCCAGCTGGCCCGCTTCGACACCTCGAAGACGTTCGTCTTGAAAAACATCGGGGAGCAGGGTGCGCTGACCCTGGCGCTCGGCCCCGAATGCCAGCCCGGCGCGCTCTTCTACACCCTGGACACCCGGGGCATTCCGGAGCTGGCCTCCTACAAAGCGGCCTCGGCCGGGCTTGCGGTGTCGCGGGAGTTCCTGGGGCGCGACGGCAAGCCCCTGGACGCGTCCAGGCTGGCCCAGGGCGCAGTGGTCGTGGTCAAGACCTCGGTCAAGTCCCTGTCCGGGGCCTTGGCCCACGTGGTGGTGTCGCAGCTCCTGCCCTCGGGGCTGGAGGTGGAGAACCCCAGGCTCGCCAGCACCGACCGCCTGCCCTGGATGGCCGAGGAACCCGCGCCCACGGCCTACGCCGACTTCCGGGCCGACCGGGTCAACGTGTTCCTGGACCTCCCGGGGGACAAGCCCGTGGAGATATACACCCTGTGCCGGGCGGTGATCCCCGGCGACTACACCCTGCCGCCGGTGCGGGCCGAGGCCATGTACTATCCCGAGATCTTCGCCACGGCCGGGCTCGGGACCCTCAAAGTGGAGGGAGGCGGTGACTAG
- the queA gene encoding tRNA preQ1(34) S-adenosylmethionine ribosyltransferase-isomerase QueA: MIDDTSLESYSFELPEDLIAQAPAARRDASRLLVVDRHRGVAREARFIELTDLLPAGALLVANNSKVLPARLLTTKPTGGAVEFLMLTPMPLVEPRPGLEGGWSTAEAEGLLRASKKPKPGAVIDFAEDLSLTVIERGEFGRSRVVLNWRGDLKSIFERIGHMPLPPYIHRPDSAEDRSRYQTLHARDDKQGSVAAPTAGLHFTPELRAGLAASGFAWAEVSLHVGYGTFSPVRAADIRDHRMHAEFVEVPQETADAVAQAKAEGRPVFAVGTTSARALEGAFAATGSFAPFTGWTDIFIRPGHTFAVVDGMLTNFHLPGSSLVIMVAALAGKGVILNAYAHAIRERFRFFSYGDAMLIR, encoded by the coding sequence TTGATCGACGACACCTCCCTCGAATCCTACAGCTTCGAGCTGCCCGAAGACCTCATCGCCCAGGCCCCGGCGGCGCGACGCGACGCCTCGCGGCTTCTCGTGGTGGATAGGCACCGCGGCGTGGCCCGCGAGGCCCGCTTCATCGAGCTTACGGACCTTCTGCCCGCCGGGGCGCTTCTGGTGGCCAACAACTCCAAGGTGCTACCCGCCAGGCTTCTGACCACCAAGCCCACCGGCGGGGCCGTGGAATTTCTCATGCTCACCCCCATGCCGCTGGTGGAGCCCAGGCCGGGGCTGGAGGGCGGCTGGTCCACGGCCGAGGCCGAAGGCCTCTTGCGCGCATCCAAGAAGCCCAAGCCGGGCGCGGTGATCGATTTCGCCGAGGACCTCTCGCTCACGGTGATCGAACGCGGCGAGTTCGGACGCAGCCGGGTGGTCCTCAACTGGCGCGGTGACCTCAAATCCATCTTCGAGCGCATTGGGCACATGCCCCTGCCCCCCTACATCCACCGCCCGGACTCCGCCGAGGACCGCTCCCGCTACCAGACCCTGCACGCCCGCGACGACAAGCAGGGCTCGGTGGCCGCGCCCACGGCCGGGCTGCACTTCACTCCGGAGCTCCGCGCGGGCCTGGCCGCGAGCGGTTTCGCATGGGCCGAGGTGAGCCTGCACGTGGGCTACGGCACCTTCAGCCCGGTGCGCGCCGCCGACATCCGCGACCACCGCATGCACGCCGAGTTCGTGGAGGTTCCGCAAGAGACGGCCGACGCCGTGGCCCAGGCCAAGGCCGAGGGCCGCCCGGTGTTCGCCGTGGGCACCACCTCTGCCCGCGCCCTGGAGGGAGCCTTCGCCGCCACCGGCTCCTTCGCGCCGTTCACCGGTTGGACGGACATCTTCATCCGCCCAGGACATACGTTCGCCGTCGTGGACGGGATGCTCACCAATTTTCATTTGCCCGGCTCGTCCCTAGTGATTATGGTTGCCGCCCTGGCCGGGAAGGGCGTCATATTGAACGCTTACGCGCATGCCATCCGCGAGCGCTTCCGGTTTTTCTCGTATGGCGACGCCATGCTCATCCGCTGA
- a CDS encoding 3-methyl-2-oxobutanoate dehydrogenase subunit VorB, translating to MEGGRIFVKGSEAVAMGALDAGLKGYFGYPITPQNEIPEYMSKHLPEAGGAFVQAESEVASINMVLGAAAAGKRAMTSSSGPGISLMQECISNMAGGEVPCVIVNMMRGGPGVGDINTAQGDYFQSTRGGGHGDYRTPCLAPATCQEAYDMTREAFDWAFKYRTPVLVVGDAILGQMKEPLIRRAPRPDDPDEASGWRLGQTSGPNRRILRSLHLAEGKLAEVNLRLQEKYRDMRAQARAEEFLVDDAELVVVAFGSTGRIVKSAVRKLRAKGLKVGLLRPITLFPFPEQVLRDLAYSGKRFLTIEHNMGQMVEDVRLAVRGLSDSDFFGALPGNLPTPDEFQAAIERACAGASL from the coding sequence ATGGAAGGCGGACGCATCTTCGTGAAGGGGAGCGAGGCCGTGGCCATGGGAGCCCTGGACGCCGGGCTCAAGGGCTACTTCGGCTACCCCATCACCCCCCAGAACGAAATTCCCGAATATATGAGCAAACACCTGCCCGAGGCCGGGGGCGCGTTCGTCCAGGCCGAGAGCGAGGTGGCCTCCATCAACATGGTGCTGGGCGCTGCCGCGGCCGGAAAGCGGGCCATGACGAGCTCGTCGGGCCCGGGCATCTCGCTCATGCAGGAGTGCATCTCCAACATGGCCGGCGGCGAAGTGCCCTGCGTCATCGTGAACATGATGCGCGGCGGCCCGGGCGTGGGCGACATCAACACCGCCCAGGGCGACTATTTCCAGTCCACGCGCGGCGGCGGACACGGCGACTACCGCACCCCCTGCCTGGCCCCGGCCACCTGCCAGGAAGCCTACGACATGACCCGCGAGGCCTTCGACTGGGCCTTCAAGTACCGCACCCCGGTGCTGGTGGTGGGCGACGCGATCCTCGGCCAGATGAAGGAACCCCTCATCCGCCGCGCCCCGCGCCCCGACGACCCGGACGAAGCCTCCGGCTGGAGGCTGGGACAGACCAGCGGACCGAACCGGCGCATCCTGCGCTCTCTGCACCTGGCCGAAGGCAAGCTCGCCGAAGTGAACCTGCGCCTGCAGGAGAAATACCGGGACATGCGCGCCCAGGCCCGGGCCGAAGAGTTCCTGGTTGACGACGCCGAGCTTGTGGTGGTGGCCTTCGGCTCCACCGGGCGCATCGTGAAGTCCGCCGTGCGCAAGCTGCGCGCCAAGGGGCTCAAGGTGGGGCTTTTGCGGCCCATCACCCTGTTCCCCTTCCCGGAGCAGGTGCTGCGCGACCTGGCCTATTCGGGCAAGCGCTTCCTGACCATTGAGCACAACATGGGCCAGATGGTGGAGGACGTGCGCCTGGCCGTGCGCGGCCTTTCCGATTCAGACTTCTTCGGGGCCCTGCCCGGCAACCTGCCCACCCCCGACGAATTCCAGGCCGCCATCGAGCGCGCCTGCGCGGGAGCTTCCTTATGA
- a CDS encoding 4Fe-4S binding protein, with translation MSRIVIDEGRCKGCLLCTTVCPENIIRQSRTMNAQGYKIVECDPELANACTGCTACAQMCPDLAIVVWRTRKGKKEAA, from the coding sequence ATGTCGCGAATTGTCATCGACGAGGGGCGCTGCAAGGGCTGCCTGCTCTGCACCACCGTCTGCCCCGAAAACATCATCCGCCAGTCCCGGACCATGAACGCCCAGGGCTACAAGATCGTGGAGTGCGACCCGGAACTGGCGAACGCCTGCACCGGCTGCACCGCCTGCGCCCAGATGTGCCCGGACCTGGCCATCGTGGTCTGGCGCACCCGCAAGGGAAAGAAGGAGGCCGCGTGA
- a CDS encoding 2-oxoacid:acceptor oxidoreductase family protein: protein MLMYADVIIAGFGGQGVVLAGTLLAQAAMEHGLNVTFMPVYGPEMRGGTANCTVVISDEEIGSPIILSPVGLIALNRPSLEKFLPRVQDGGAVVVNSSLCGDAQAQGGRVKAFPVACNEIAEKVGNARMVNMVALGAYAKASGALPLKCLQEALSHVIPGHYAHMIPKNAEALQAGYDAV from the coding sequence CTGCTGATGTACGCCGACGTGATCATCGCCGGATTCGGCGGCCAGGGCGTGGTCCTGGCCGGGACGCTCCTGGCCCAGGCGGCCATGGAACACGGCCTGAACGTCACCTTCATGCCCGTGTACGGCCCCGAGATGCGCGGCGGCACGGCCAACTGCACCGTGGTCATCTCCGACGAGGAGATCGGCTCGCCCATCATCTTAAGCCCCGTGGGCCTCATCGCCCTGAACCGGCCGTCGCTGGAGAAGTTCCTGCCCCGCGTGCAGGACGGCGGCGCGGTGGTGGTCAACTCGAGCCTGTGCGGCGACGCCCAGGCCCAGGGCGGGCGGGTGAAAGCCTTCCCCGTGGCCTGCAACGAGATCGCCGAAAAGGTGGGCAACGCCCGCATGGTGAACATGGTGGCCCTGGGGGCCTACGCCAAGGCCTCGGGCGCGCTGCCCCTCAAGTGCCTGCAGGAGGCGCTGTCCCACGTCATCCCGGGCCACTACGCCCACATGATACCCAAGAACGCCGAGGCCCTGCAGGCGGGCTACGACGCAGTCTGA
- a CDS encoding thiamine pyrophosphate-dependent enzyme, with amino-acid sequence MSETVAFERTPSVADVATHYCPGCQHGVAHRIVAEYLDGQGLAGNTLMVTSIGCSVLLYNYLLFDAVEAPHGRAPATATGLKRTNPDKVVFTYQGDGDLASIGMAEIMHAANRGERITVVFVNNTVYGMTGGQMAPTTLVGQKTTTCPDGRCASREGQPFHMAEIMAGLPGVAYSARVALNSLKNIVQAKKAVRHAFEAQLEDRGMGFVELLATCPTNWKMTPVQANERVENELIPCFPLGVFKDLKTSGAC; translated from the coding sequence ATGAGTGAGACCGTCGCCTTTGAGCGCACCCCCTCCGTGGCCGACGTGGCCACCCACTACTGCCCCGGCTGCCAGCACGGCGTGGCCCACCGCATCGTGGCCGAGTATCTCGACGGGCAGGGACTGGCCGGGAACACCCTGATGGTTACCTCCATCGGCTGCTCGGTGCTCCTGTACAACTACCTGCTCTTCGACGCCGTGGAGGCCCCCCACGGGCGCGCCCCGGCCACGGCCACGGGGCTCAAGCGCACCAACCCGGACAAGGTGGTCTTCACCTACCAGGGCGACGGCGACTTGGCCTCCATCGGCATGGCCGAGATCATGCACGCGGCCAACCGGGGCGAGCGCATCACCGTGGTGTTCGTCAACAACACCGTCTACGGCATGACCGGCGGCCAGATGGCCCCCACCACCCTGGTGGGCCAGAAGACCACCACCTGCCCTGACGGGCGCTGCGCTTCCCGCGAGGGCCAGCCCTTCCATATGGCCGAGATCATGGCCGGGCTGCCCGGCGTGGCCTACTCCGCCCGGGTGGCGCTCAACTCGCTGAAAAACATCGTCCAGGCCAAGAAGGCCGTGCGCCACGCCTTCGAGGCCCAGCTCGAGGACCGGGGCATGGGCTTCGTGGAGCTTCTGGCCACCTGCCCCACCAACTGGAAGATGACTCCCGTCCAGGCCAACGAGCGCGTCGAAAACGAGCTCATCCCCTGCTTCCCCCTGGGCGTGTTCAAGGACCTCAAAACCTCCGGAGCCTGCTGA
- a CDS encoding glycosyltransferase family 2 protein, which produces MNDTRMTLSVVIPVYNEKATILEILDVVLARPEVDEVVLVDDFSTDGTRDILRSIEGRERVTVLFHPRNRGKGAALRTGFTAASKDIVLIQDADLEYDPADFPALLAPIYAGRADAVFGSRFLGGTHRVLYFWHYLANRFLTLLSNMFTGLNLTDMEVCYKAFRRELLQGMELVCDRFGIEPELTAKVARHRSRVYEVPVSYYGRTYGEGKKIGWRDGLAAIYWIVRFGVCR; this is translated from the coding sequence ATGAACGATACCCGCATGACCCTCTCCGTGGTGATCCCGGTCTACAACGAGAAAGCCACCATCCTCGAAATTCTCGATGTGGTTCTGGCGCGCCCCGAGGTGGACGAGGTGGTGCTGGTGGACGACTTCTCCACCGACGGCACCCGCGACATCCTGCGCTCGATCGAGGGCCGGGAACGCGTCACCGTGCTCTTCCACCCCCGCAACCGGGGCAAGGGCGCGGCCCTGCGCACCGGGTTCACGGCGGCCTCCAAGGACATCGTCCTCATCCAGGACGCCGACCTGGAATACGACCCCGCCGACTTTCCGGCGCTTCTGGCCCCCATCTACGCCGGCCGGGCCGACGCCGTGTTCGGGTCGCGCTTTTTGGGCGGCACGCACCGGGTGCTCTACTTCTGGCACTACCTGGCCAACCGCTTCCTGACCCTTCTGTCCAACATGTTCACCGGATTGAACCTCACGGACATGGAGGTCTGCTACAAGGCCTTCCGGCGCGAGCTGCTCCAGGGCATGGAGCTGGTCTGCGACCGCTTCGGCATCGAGCCGGAACTCACCGCCAAGGTGGCCAGGCACCGGTCCCGCGTCTACGAGGTGCCGGTGTCCTACTACGGCCGCACTTACGGCGAAGGCAAAAAGATCGGCTGGCGCGACGGCCTGGCCGCCATATACTGGATCGTGCGTTTCGGCGTCTGCCGCTGA
- the aroE gene encoding shikimate dehydrogenase, with protein sequence MTIPTISPSTSSSPVDAPMVPERVFGIIGHPLGHTLSPLLHNWGFSRLGVRAAYVAFPTPPERLEAFIQAVRTLPVSGLSVTIPHKEAVIPLLDAISPLCSCTGAVNTLVWEDGKLTGHNTDVPGFLSPLLEREHIPSSALVLGAGGAAKAVMAGLSEIGVGNVTVANRDFERAKALAGQFKATAVTWERRDHVDAHLVVNTTPMGMSGKAVDQSPLPAGYWTPGRLAYDLVYNPRETVFLRDARLAGSAVIDGLSMFAAQGAAQFKLWTGLELPMDEAKELLARALGT encoded by the coding sequence ATGACCATACCCACCATTTCCCCTTCCACGAGTTCTTCCCCGGTGGACGCCCCCATGGTTCCCGAGCGCGTCTTCGGCATCATCGGCCACCCCCTGGGGCACACCCTGTCGCCGCTTCTGCACAACTGGGGGTTTTCTCGCCTCGGCGTCAGGGCGGCCTACGTGGCCTTCCCCACGCCGCCCGAACGCCTGGAAGCGTTCATCCAGGCGGTGCGGACCCTGCCGGTGTCCGGGCTCTCCGTGACCATTCCCCACAAGGAAGCGGTGATTCCCCTGCTGGACGCCATCTCGCCCCTGTGCTCCTGCACGGGCGCGGTGAACACCCTGGTATGGGAGGACGGCAAGCTCACCGGCCACAACACGGACGTGCCGGGGTTTCTCTCGCCTCTTCTTGAGCGCGAGCACATTCCTTCCTCGGCCCTGGTGCTGGGCGCGGGCGGAGCGGCCAAGGCGGTGATGGCGGGGCTGAGCGAGATCGGCGTGGGCAACGTCACCGTGGCCAACCGGGACTTCGAGCGGGCCAAGGCCCTGGCCGGACAATTCAAGGCCACGGCCGTGACCTGGGAGCGGCGCGACCATGTGGACGCGCACCTGGTGGTGAACACCACGCCCATGGGCATGTCCGGCAAGGCCGTGGACCAGTCGCCCCTGCCCGCCGGATACTGGACGCCGGGACGCCTGGCCTACGATCTGGTCTACAACCCGCGCGAAACGGTGTTCCTGCGGGACGCCCGGCTGGCCGGGTCCGCCGTCATCGACGGGCTCTCCATGTTCGCGGCCCAGGGCGCGGCCCAGTTCAAGCTCTGGACCGGGCTCGAACTGCCCATGGACGAGGCCAAGGAGCTTCTGGCGCGGGCGCTGGGGACGTAG